In Granulicella mallensis MP5ACTX8, the sequence GAGGGATTCCTGGGTGCATCGGACGGTTGTGAATCCCGGGAGGCTTTTCCAGGCCGCAAACGCCAATCGAGGCCTCCTCCGATACTGATGACGAGAAACGCCGCGGCAAAGTACAGCAGAAGATTGCGCAGGCCGAAGTGCGGCATCAGGGCCGCGATGATGACGCCAGCGCCGACCGCGCCCAGGCTCCAGAAGAAGTTCAATGAGGCTAGAGCTGAACCGGTGTGTGCGCGGTAACGGTGTCCCGCGAGGATATTGGTCGAGGCGATGATCTGACCGAGCCCGATGCCTGCGACAAAGAGTGTCAACATGCCGCTCAGGAGCCCTTGAGACAGCCCAAAGGCCCCGAATCCGGCACAGGCCAGCAGAGTGCCGCCGAGGATTCCGAACCGCAGCTTGCGCGGTACGGTGACGCCTCCGATGAAGGAGCCGAGAAACTTGGCGAAGAGCAGCAGGCCGCTCTGGGAGTCGGCAAGATGCCAGTTCTGCGAGACGGAGGGGAGGATCGGGCCGAGGAGAACAGTCCCCAGCCCCGTGAGCAGGAAGCCGAGAGCGAGCCAGAGTACGGAGGGACCTGCGGTCGTGTCGTCGGGTCTGTGCGATAACTGCACTGTCGTTTGCTCCTGCGTTGGACAAACCTGTCCGTGAAGGTGAGGCAGAAGCGAGCTCAAAACAGCAGGAAATTCCTGAGGTTTTGCCTTCCGCAGTAGCTGCCGCACCGGGTCAACTCTGTTGGTGAAGCTTTTGGCTGTGATGCTAACACGGCACGCCAGAGGGCGAAGGACCTGCAGCGGGCCAGCTATCATAAGAGGTGAGCCCGATTTCTTTTCATCGTGCTCCCTGAGGCTCTTCGTGCGTTTGCGTTTTACTCTTCTCGCTCTTGTTGCTGCCATGACCCTGGCGCTTGGCAGCCTTGTAACCGGCTGTCACTCCGCGGCGAAGCCATCTGCGGTTGCAACGAAGCACTACCCGATACGGGGAGTGGTCGTCGAACTGGACGCGACCAACAAATCCGTTCTGCTGAAGCACGAGTCGATTCCCGGCTTTATGGAAGCGATGACGATGGCCTATCGGTTGAGCGATCCGACGGTGATGTCGGAACTGCATCCGGGCGACAAGATTACCGCAACGCTGGTGACCGACCAGGATGCCGATGGCCCAACGAATATGCGCCTGACCGACATCGTCGTGATCGCGCAGGCGCGGCCGGATTACAAGCCGACGGTGCAGTATCACGAACCCGCGCCGGGCGATTCGGTTCCCGACTTCGCACTACTTAACCAGTCGGATAAGAAGATCAGCCTCAAGCAATTCCGGGGCAAGGTCCTCCTGATGACCTTCATCTACACGCGCTGCCCTTTGGCGGACTACTGCCCGCGCCTGAGCCGCAACTTTGCGGAGATCGACAAGTCCCTCAGCACGGATGCCGGGGTCTATGGCGAGACGCATCTGCTTAGCATCAGCTTTGACCCTACCTACGACACTCCAAAGGTGCTGCGGAGCTATGGCGGAGCCTACACTGGACGCTATACGCAGGAGCAGTTCGGGCATTGGGACTTTGCCGCGCCCACGACGGATGAGATGGCGAAGATGGAGCAGTTCTTCGGTCTCGGAGTCACTCCTGGAGACAACGGGACGCTGCAGCACTCGTTGTCGACGCTGGTGATCGGCAAGGACGGAAAGGTTGTTGCGTTCTATCCAACCAACGACTGGACTACCGACGAAGTGATCGCGCAGATCCGCAAAGCGGCCACTGCGTAACTACAAACTTTAATTCTGAAAGCGAGATTCCTCTGTGGCAAAACTAACGATCGTCTTTGGTGTGCTGCTGGTTGTTCTGGGTGTTGCCGGCTTTGTGATGACCGGTTCCAGCCATCCGACGTCCCTCATCCCCTGCTGGTTTGGCCTGGTGCTGGCGCTCAGTGGAGCCTTGGCATCGGGTAATGACGCGAAGAAGCGCATGCTCTGGATGCATATTGCGGTGACCGTTGGCTTGCTGGGCTTCCTTTTCCCGGCGGTGATGTCCATCAAGTCGCTGGTCAAGGCGCATGCCCAGCAGGTGGAACTGGCTCATCCGGCAGCGGTGCATGAGCAGCTCATCATGGCGTTTGTCTGCCTGATCTTCGTCGTTCTGTGCGTTCGGTCGTTCATCGCAGCCCGCCGTGGGCGTGTAGCCTGAGTCTTCGGTGAGTCTGGAACATCGAACACTCAGGACTTCAATGAGACTTCGATTCATCGTGGCAGGACATTAGGGTTAATTCATGGCAGGTTTAGGAAGCTCGGGTCTCGGTCGCGGCAGTGGTGGTTTGCGTTCGGCCGAGAGGCCCTCGCGTAATACCAGTAAGGCTCTCAGCGCCGATTTGACGGCGAAGCGTCCAAAGCCGAAGCTCAGCGACATTCTGCCCGAGATCTGGGTGCTGATCAAGCCGCGTCTCTGGCTCCTCTCCGGCTGCTTTTTGCTGATGATCGTCAACCGGGCATCGAGCCTCGTCCTGCCCGCTCTCTCTCGGCCGCTGATCGACAAGGTGATGAATGCGAAAGACATCTCGCTTCTGCCGATGATCGTTGGCGCGGCTGTCGCGGCCACGATCCTGCAGGGCGGCACCTCGTATGCCCTGACCCAGTTGCTATCCAAGTCGGGCCAGCGTCTCATTACCGACATCAGGAAGCAGGTACAACAGCACATCGGACAGCTTCCGGTCGCGTTCTACGACGAGAACCGTACGGGCACGCTGGTGGCTCGCATCATGAACGATGTTGAAGGCATCCGCAACCTGGTCGGCACCGGAGTGGTGGACTTTGTCGGCGGCGTGCTGACAGCGATCTTTGCGTTCGTCTGGCTACTGCATATCAGCGTAAAGATGACGCTGCTCACTTTCGTTATTCTTCTGATCTTTGGGGCGATCCTGCAATATGCCTTCAAGACGATTCGCCCGATCTTTCGCGAGAGAGCCAAGATCAGCTCCGAGGTGTCTGGCCGCCTGACGGAGTCGCTTGGTGGCGTCCGCGTGATCAAGGGCTACCATGCCGAGGCCAACGAGGCGAACGTCTTCGCCGCCGGCGCGGAGCGCTTGCTGCGGAACGTCATCAGTTCGATCACGGCGCAGTCGTTTATGGGGCTGGCTGCGACAGCCGCTCAGGGCATCGTTACGGCACTGGTGATGTTTATCGGAGCCCATGAGCACTATGCCGATAAGCTCACCGTGGGCCAGTACTTCAGCTATGTGATGTTCCTGGTCTTCATGATTGCGCCGCTTATTCAGCTTGTCTCGGTCGGCACGCAACTTACTGAAGCTGTTGCCGGTCTCGACCGCACCAGGGAGGTTCTCGCCGAACGGCAGGAGGACGCCGATCCTCTGCGTTCGCATGAGATCGGTGTCGTGTCCGGAGATGTTCGTTTCGATGATGTGAGCTTCTCCTACGTTGACGACAAGCCTGTGCTGCACAACATCAACTTCGAGTCCAAACCTGGAACGGTGACGGCACTCGTTGGATCGAGCGGCTCGGGTAAATCGACGATCATCAGTCTGATCTGTGGCTTCCATACCGCGCAGAGCGGAGCGGTGCTGATCGACGGCCACGATCTCGCGACGTTGAAGCTCAGCAGCTTCCGGAGCCAACTTGGTGTCGTGCTGCAGGAGACCTTTCTCTTCGATGGCACGATTCGCGAGAACGTGAAGTTCTCGCGGCCTGAAGCGACGGAAGAAGAATGCCTGAAGGCCTGCTCTATTGCGCGTGTGGACGAGTTCGCC encodes:
- a CDS encoding MFS transporter, with protein sequence MQLSHRPDDTTAGPSVLWLALGFLLTGLGTVLLGPILPSVSQNWHLADSQSGLLLFAKFLGSFIGGVTVPRKLRFGILGGTLLACAGFGAFGLSQGLLSGMLTLFVAGIGLGQIIASTNILAGHRYRAHTGSALASLNFFWSLGAVGAGVIIAALMPHFGLRNLLLYFAAAFLVISIGGGLDWRLRPGKASRDSQPSDAPRNPSLPMEALLPFVLLLFFYGGLETCLTGWLTTYTLRYSDTHLLGGQSATILMWTALTAGRGLSSIALRYIRESTVQRVGLVFSFVFTGALTMTHHATELSLCCILLGLSLSPFFPATFGLLMRRSPSAREAGFVLAVSGLGAAAFPWLMGIVSTHSGSLRLAMAVPMVLALLLLAVSFWNPARSSSSPAL
- a CDS encoding SCO family protein, which encodes MRLRFTLLALVAAMTLALGSLVTGCHSAAKPSAVATKHYPIRGVVVELDATNKSVLLKHESIPGFMEAMTMAYRLSDPTVMSELHPGDKITATLVTDQDADGPTNMRLTDIVVIAQARPDYKPTVQYHEPAPGDSVPDFALLNQSDKKISLKQFRGKVLLMTFIYTRCPLADYCPRLSRNFAEIDKSLSTDAGVYGETHLLSISFDPTYDTPKVLRSYGGAYTGRYTQEQFGHWDFAAPTTDEMAKMEQFFGLGVTPGDNGTLQHSLSTLVIGKDGKVVAFYPTNDWTTDEVIAQIRKAATA
- a CDS encoding ABC transporter ATP-binding protein, with the translated sequence MAGLGSSGLGRGSGGLRSAERPSRNTSKALSADLTAKRPKPKLSDILPEIWVLIKPRLWLLSGCFLLMIVNRASSLVLPALSRPLIDKVMNAKDISLLPMIVGAAVAATILQGGTSYALTQLLSKSGQRLITDIRKQVQQHIGQLPVAFYDENRTGTLVARIMNDVEGIRNLVGTGVVDFVGGVLTAIFAFVWLLHISVKMTLLTFVILLIFGAILQYAFKTIRPIFRERAKISSEVSGRLTESLGGVRVIKGYHAEANEANVFAAGAERLLRNVISSITAQSFMGLAATAAQGIVTALVMFIGAHEHYADKLTVGQYFSYVMFLVFMIAPLIQLVSVGTQLTEAVAGLDRTREVLAERQEDADPLRSHEIGVVSGDVRFDDVSFSYVDDKPVLHNINFESKPGTVTALVGSSGSGKSTIISLICGFHTAQSGAVLIDGHDLATLKLSSFRSQLGVVLQETFLFDGTIRENVKFSRPEATEEECLKACSIARVDEFAERFPEGYDTIVGERGVKLSGGQRQRISIARAILADPRILILDEATSSLDSESEALIQHGLSYLMQGRTTFVIAHRLSTIRRADQILVIEQGRILERGTHDELYKLGGRYYDLYTQQHGLETNLFLAPGEGDKVELTAKA